The proteins below are encoded in one region of Pseudomonas entomophila L48:
- a CDS encoding sensor histidine kinase: MRDNVSLRGRLLGNLALLLVVLMLASGLSAYWNGREAADTAYDRTLLASARTIAAGLSQRDGTLSADVPYVALDTFAYDSAGRIYYQVLDIHQKLISGYENLPAPPAGTPRTDDYPALARFYNATYLGQDVRVVSLLKPVSEPNMNGMAEIRVAETEEARVRMARGLMADTLLRLGMLALGALVMVWFAVSAALRPLERLRGAVEERQPDDLRALPVVQVQRELGPLVRALNHFTERLRGQFERQAQFIADAAHELRTPLAALKARVELGLRSKEPDEWRKTLEAAAQGTDRLTHLANQLLSLARVENGARAIAEGGAQRLDLSQLARELGMAMAPLAHARGVSLALEAEAPVWLKGEPTLLNELLSNLVDNALAHTPPGGDVVLRVLAPAVLEVEDDGPGIPEGERERVFERFYRRSAQGSGLGLAIVGEICRAHLAQISLHDGERGGLKVRVSFIAD, encoded by the coding sequence ATGCGTGACAACGTCAGCCTGCGCGGGCGCCTGCTGGGCAACCTGGCACTGTTGCTGGTGGTGCTGATGCTGGCCAGCGGCCTGAGCGCCTACTGGAACGGTCGCGAGGCCGCCGACACCGCCTATGACCGTACCTTGCTGGCTTCGGCGCGGACCATCGCCGCAGGCTTGTCACAGCGCGACGGCACCCTCAGCGCCGACGTGCCCTACGTGGCCCTGGATACTTTCGCCTACGACAGCGCCGGGCGCATCTACTACCAGGTGCTGGATATCCACCAGAAGCTGATCTCCGGCTACGAGAACCTGCCCGCGCCACCTGCGGGCACGCCGCGTACCGACGACTACCCGGCCCTGGCGCGTTTCTACAACGCCACCTACCTCGGCCAGGACGTGCGCGTGGTCAGCCTGCTCAAGCCGGTCAGCGAACCCAACATGAACGGCATGGCCGAGATCCGCGTGGCCGAGACCGAAGAGGCGCGGGTGCGCATGGCCCGTGGCCTGATGGCCGACACCTTGCTGCGCCTGGGGATGCTGGCGCTGGGGGCCCTGGTGATGGTGTGGTTCGCGGTCAGCGCGGCCTTGCGCCCGCTGGAGCGGCTGCGGGGCGCGGTGGAGGAGCGACAGCCCGATGACCTGCGCGCCTTGCCGGTGGTGCAGGTGCAACGCGAACTGGGGCCGCTGGTGCGCGCGCTCAACCATTTCACCGAGCGGCTGCGTGGGCAGTTCGAGCGCCAGGCGCAGTTCATCGCCGATGCCGCCCACGAGCTGCGCACCCCCTTGGCGGCACTCAAGGCCCGGGTCGAGCTGGGCCTGCGTTCCAAAGAGCCCGACGAATGGCGCAAGACACTGGAAGCCGCGGCCCAGGGCACCGATCGCCTGACCCATCTGGCCAATCAGCTGCTGTCGTTGGCGCGGGTGGAAAACGGCGCGCGGGCCATCGCCGAGGGCGGGGCCCAGCGCCTGGACCTGAGCCAGCTGGCCCGGGAGCTGGGCATGGCCATGGCGCCACTGGCCCACGCCCGTGGTGTGTCCCTGGCGTTGGAGGCCGAGGCGCCGGTGTGGCTCAAGGGCGAGCCGACCTTGCTCAACGAGTTGCTCAGCAACCTGGTGGACAACGCCCTGGCCCATACGCCGCCGGGTGGCGATGTGGTTCTGCGGGTGCTGGCACCGGCCGTGCTCGAAGTGGAGGACGATGGGCCGGGGATTCCCGAAGGGGAGCGCGAGCGGGTGTTCGAGCGCTTCTATCGGCGCAGTGCCCAGGGCAGTGGCCTGGGGCTGGCCATCGTCGGCGAGATCTGTCGGGCGCACCTGGCGCAGATCAGCCTGCATGACGGGGAGCGGGGCGGGTTGAAGGTACGGGTGAGTTTCATCGCCGATTGA
- a CDS encoding response regulator, with amino-acid sequence MRVLLVEDHLQLAESVAQALKSQGLTVDVLHDGVAADLALASEDYAVAVLDVGLPRLDGFEVLARLRGRGKTLPVLMLTARSDVKDRVHGLNLGADDYLAKPFELTELEARVKALLRRSVLGGERQQRCGPLVYDLDTRRFTLGDEPLTLTQREQSVLEALIARPGRVMSKEQLAAQVFGLDEEASPDAIEIYIHRLRKKLDGHPVAIVTFRGLGYLLEHRDA; translated from the coding sequence ATGCGTGTGCTGCTGGTCGAAGACCACCTGCAACTGGCTGAAAGCGTGGCCCAGGCTCTCAAGAGCCAGGGCCTGACCGTGGATGTGTTGCACGACGGCGTGGCCGCCGACCTGGCGTTGGCCAGCGAGGACTACGCCGTGGCCGTGCTCGATGTCGGCCTGCCGCGCCTGGACGGTTTCGAGGTGCTGGCGCGCCTGCGCGGGCGCGGCAAGACGTTGCCGGTGCTGATGCTCACCGCGCGCAGCGATGTGAAGGACCGGGTCCACGGCCTGAACCTGGGCGCCGACGACTACCTGGCCAAACCGTTCGAATTGACCGAGCTGGAGGCTCGGGTCAAGGCGCTGCTGCGCCGCAGCGTGCTCGGCGGCGAGCGCCAGCAGCGCTGTGGGCCGTTGGTCTACGACCTCGACACCCGCCGATTCACCTTGGGCGATGAACCGCTGACCCTCACGCAACGCGAGCAGAGCGTGCTCGAGGCGTTGATCGCCCGGCCGGGGCGGGTGATGAGCAAGGAGCAGTTGGCCGCCCAGGTGTTCGGCCTGGACGAAGAAGCCAGCCCCGACGCCATCGAGATCTATATCCACCGCCTGCGCAAGAAACTCGACGGCCATCCGGTGGCCATCGTCACCTTCCGCGGCCTGGGTTACCTGCTCGAGCATCGCGATGCGTGA
- a CDS encoding OprD family porin, with the protein MLSMQPQAFAPTRSFAARPSALASAFALAGVAPLSQAAFFEDSTATFETRNMYFNRDFRDGTSAQQSKRDEWAQGFMLNFESGYTEGTVGFGLDALGMVGVKLDSSKDRTGTGLLPTHDDGKAADEYSKLGLTGKVKVSKTELKIGTLIPELPTLQPNDGRILPQTFEGGLLTSNEIKGLTFTGGRVDKAKDRDDTNWEDLALNNKNGRFGGTFSADNLDLGGVDYKFTDRITGSYHFAQLEDIYRQHFIGMVATQPWGPGTFGADLRLAVSDDAGSAKAGRIDNTTFNGMLSYGLGGHKVSAAWQQLTGDSAFPYVDGADPYLVNFVQINDFAGADERSWQVRYDYNFAALGIPGLTFMTRYINGDNVSRADGSEGKEWERNTEFKYVVQSGPLKNVAVRLRNATFRSNFTRDADEVRLLVSYSVALW; encoded by the coding sequence ATGCTGTCCATGCAGCCGCAGGCGTTCGCGCCTACCCGTTCGTTCGCCGCCCGACCTTCCGCCCTCGCCAGCGCCTTCGCCCTTGCCGGGGTCGCGCCCCTGAGCCAGGCCGCCTTCTTCGAAGACAGCACGGCCACCTTCGAAACCCGCAACATGTACTTCAACCGCGACTTCCGCGACGGCACCAGCGCGCAGCAATCCAAGCGCGACGAATGGGCTCAGGGCTTCATGCTCAACTTCGAGTCCGGCTACACCGAAGGCACCGTGGGCTTTGGCCTGGACGCGCTGGGCATGGTCGGGGTCAAGCTCGACTCCAGCAAGGACCGCACGGGCACCGGCCTGCTGCCCACCCACGACGACGGCAAGGCGGCCGACGAGTATTCCAAGCTGGGGCTCACCGGCAAGGTGAAAGTGTCGAAGACCGAACTGAAGATCGGCACCCTGATCCCCGAACTGCCCACCCTGCAGCCCAACGACGGGCGCATCCTGCCGCAGACCTTCGAAGGTGGCCTGCTCACCTCGAACGAGATCAAGGGCCTGACCTTCACCGGCGGGCGCGTGGACAAGGCCAAGGACCGCGACGACACCAATTGGGAAGACCTGGCCCTCAACAACAAGAATGGCCGCTTCGGTGGCACCTTCAGCGCCGACAACCTCGACCTGGGCGGCGTCGACTACAAGTTCACCGACCGCATCACCGGCAGCTACCACTTCGCCCAGCTCGAAGACATCTACCGCCAGCACTTCATCGGCATGGTCGCCACCCAGCCCTGGGGCCCGGGCACCTTCGGCGCCGACCTGCGCCTGGCCGTGAGTGACGACGCAGGCTCCGCCAAAGCCGGGCGCATCGACAACACCACCTTCAACGGCATGCTCAGCTACGGCCTGGGCGGGCACAAGGTCAGCGCCGCCTGGCAGCAACTGACTGGCGACAGCGCCTTCCCCTATGTCGATGGCGCCGACCCGTACCTGGTCAACTTCGTCCAGATCAACGACTTCGCAGGCGCCGACGAGCGCTCCTGGCAGGTGCGCTACGACTACAACTTCGCAGCCCTCGGTATCCCCGGGCTGACCTTCATGACCCGCTACATCAACGGCGACAACGTCAGCCGCGCCGATGGCAGCGAGGGCAAGGAGTGGGAGCGCAACACCGAGTTCAAGTACGTGGTACAAAGCGGCCCGTTGAAAAACGTCGCCGTGCGCCTGCGCAATGCCACCTTCCGCTCCAACTTCACCCGCGACGCGGACGAAGTGCGGCTGCTGGTGAGCTACAGCGTGGCGCTGTGGTAA
- a CDS encoding Bug family tripartite tricarboxylate transporter substrate binding protein: MTFSLRRLVLATGCLLLAGNALAGEPKRPECIAPASPGGGFDLTCKLVQSALVNEKILSKPMRVTYMPGGVGAVAYNAVVAQRPADAGTLVAWSSGSLLNLAQGKFGRFDENAVKWLAAVGTSYGAIAVKSDSPYKTLDDLVAALKKDPSKVVIGSGGTVGSQDWMQTALIAKAAGINPRDLRYVALEGGGEIATALLGGHIQVGSTDISDSMPHIQSGNMRILAVFSEKRLDEPEMKDIPTAKEQGYDIVWPVVRGFYLGPKVSDEDYAWWKASFDKLLASDDFAKLRDQRELFPFAMTGEELDGYVKKQVADYKALAREFGLIQ; the protein is encoded by the coding sequence ATGACTTTTTCACTGCGCCGCCTCGTCCTCGCCACCGGTTGCCTGCTGCTCGCCGGCAACGCCCTGGCAGGTGAACCGAAACGCCCCGAATGCATCGCCCCGGCCTCGCCCGGCGGCGGTTTCGACCTGACCTGCAAGCTGGTGCAAAGCGCCCTGGTCAACGAGAAGATCCTCAGCAAGCCCATGCGCGTGACCTACATGCCCGGCGGTGTCGGCGCGGTGGCCTACAACGCCGTGGTCGCCCAGCGCCCGGCCGACGCCGGCACGCTGGTGGCCTGGTCCAGCGGCTCGCTGCTGAACCTGGCCCAGGGCAAGTTCGGCCGCTTCGACGAGAACGCGGTGAAATGGCTGGCGGCCGTCGGCACCAGCTATGGCGCCATCGCGGTGAAGAGCGACTCGCCCTACAAGACCCTCGATGACCTGGTCGCGGCGCTGAAGAAAGACCCGAGCAAGGTGGTGATCGGCTCCGGTGGCACCGTGGGCAGCCAGGACTGGATGCAGACTGCGCTGATCGCCAAGGCCGCCGGCATCAACCCGCGCGACCTGCGCTACGTGGCCCTGGAAGGCGGCGGCGAGATCGCCACCGCGCTGCTGGGCGGGCATATCCAGGTCGGTTCCACCGACATCTCCGACTCCATGCCGCATATCCAGAGCGGCAACATGCGCATCCTCGCGGTGTTCTCCGAAAAACGCCTGGACGAGCCGGAGATGAAAGACATCCCCACCGCCAAGGAGCAGGGCTACGACATCGTCTGGCCGGTGGTGCGCGGTTTCTACCTGGGGCCGAAGGTCAGCGACGAGGACTACGCCTGGTGGAAGGCCTCGTTCGACAAGCTGCTGGCCTCGGACGACTTCGCCAAGCTGCGTGACCAGCGCGAGCTGTTCCCGTTCGCCATGACCGGCGAAGAACTTGATGGCTACGTGAAGAAGCAAGTGGCGGACTACAAGGCGCTGGCCCGTGAGTTCGGGCTGATCCAGTAA
- a CDS encoding tripartite tricarboxylate transporter TctB family protein encodes MILQRLFALALLALCAVLAVMAWPYQAAFSYEPVGPRAYPLLMLGLMSLGLLYLAIRPTPIVRKDDEPELDRETLIKISACVGLLIVFASTFEALGFILSAILVGVPMARLYGGRWLHSALVVVGMSLFLYWLFDRVMDVPLPLGLLDVLEN; translated from the coding sequence ATGATCCTGCAACGCCTCTTCGCCCTGGCCCTGCTCGCGCTGTGCGCCGTGCTGGCCGTGATGGCCTGGCCCTACCAGGCCGCCTTCTCCTATGAACCGGTGGGCCCACGCGCCTACCCGCTGCTGATGCTCGGCCTGATGAGCCTGGGCCTGCTCTACCTCGCCATCCGCCCCACGCCCATCGTGCGCAAGGACGACGAACCTGAGCTGGACCGCGAGACACTCATCAAGATCAGCGCCTGCGTCGGCCTGCTGATCGTCTTCGCCAGCACCTTCGAAGCCCTGGGCTTCATCCTCAGCGCCATCCTCGTCGGCGTGCCCATGGCCCGCCTGTACGGCGGCCGCTGGCTGCACAGCGCCCTGGTGGTGGTGGGCATGAGCCTCTTTCTCTACTGGCTGTTCGACCGCGTGATGGACGTGCCCCTGCCCCTCGGCCTGCTCGACGTACTGGAGAACTGA
- a CDS encoding tripartite tricarboxylate transporter permease, with the protein MDTLSYLGQGFGVALSPYNLVTALTGTLIGTVVGLLPGLGPINGVALLIPIAFALGLPPESALILLAAVYLGCEYGGRISSILLNIPGEASTVMTTLDGYPMARQGLAGVALSLSAWSSFIGAFIATCGMVLFAPLLAKWAIAFGPAEYFVLMVFAIVALGGMAGDKPLKTFIAALIGLFLSAVGIDANSGVYRFTGDSVHLADGIQFVVLVLGLFSISEILLLLEKTHHGHVAVKATGRMLFNFKEAASVFFVNIRCGLLGFFMGVLPGAGATLASAVAYMTEKRLAGEKGKFGKGDARGLAAPETAIGASCCGALVPMLTLGVPGSGTTAVMIGALTLYNITPGPLLFEQQPDIVWGLIASLFIANLMLIILNVPMIRVFTRILAVPNWALVPVIAIITAIGVYAVHATTFDLFLMVGIGIMGYILRKLDFPLSPILLGFILGGLMEQNLRRALSISNGELGILWSSPISMGVWVLVVCMLSLPLLRGWRKRALQRRAMADA; encoded by the coding sequence ATGGATACCTTGAGCTACCTCGGCCAGGGCTTCGGCGTCGCCCTGAGCCCGTACAACCTGGTCACCGCCCTGACCGGCACCCTGATCGGCACCGTGGTCGGCCTGCTGCCGGGCCTGGGCCCGATCAACGGCGTGGCGCTGCTGATCCCCATCGCCTTCGCCCTCGGTTTGCCGCCTGAGTCGGCGCTGATCCTGCTGGCCGCCGTGTACCTGGGCTGCGAATACGGTGGGCGCATCAGCTCGATCCTGCTGAACATCCCCGGCGAAGCCTCCACCGTGATGACCACCCTCGACGGTTACCCCATGGCGCGCCAGGGCCTGGCCGGCGTGGCCCTGTCGCTGTCGGCCTGGAGTTCGTTCATCGGTGCCTTCATCGCCACCTGCGGCATGGTGCTGTTCGCCCCGCTGCTGGCGAAATGGGCGATCGCCTTTGGCCCGGCGGAGTACTTCGTGCTGATGGTGTTCGCCATCGTCGCCCTCGGTGGCATGGCCGGCGACAAGCCGCTGAAGACCTTCATCGCCGCGCTGATCGGCCTGTTCCTGTCGGCGGTGGGCATCGACGCCAACAGCGGTGTGTACCGCTTCACCGGCGACAGCGTGCACCTGGCCGACGGCATCCAGTTCGTCGTGCTGGTGCTGGGCCTGTTCTCCATCAGCGAAATCCTGTTGCTGCTGGAGAAGACCCACCACGGCCATGTCGCGGTGAAAGCTACCGGGCGCATGCTGTTCAACTTCAAGGAAGCGGCGTCGGTGTTCTTCGTCAACATCCGCTGCGGCCTGCTCGGCTTCTTCATGGGCGTGCTGCCCGGTGCCGGCGCGACCCTGGCCAGTGCCGTGGCCTACATGACCGAGAAACGCCTGGCCGGTGAAAAGGGCAAGTTCGGCAAGGGCGACGCCCGTGGCCTGGCCGCGCCGGAAACCGCCATCGGCGCCTCCTGCTGCGGCGCCCTGGTGCCGATGCTGACCTTGGGCGTGCCCGGTTCCGGCACCACCGCAGTGATGATCGGCGCGCTGACCCTGTACAACATCACCCCGGGCCCGCTGCTGTTCGAGCAACAGCCGGACATCGTCTGGGGCCTGATCGCCTCGCTGTTCATCGCCAACCTCATGCTGATCATCCTCAACGTGCCGATGATCCGCGTGTTCACCCGCATCCTCGCCGTGCCGAACTGGGCGCTGGTGCCGGTGATCGCGATCATTACCGCGATCGGTGTGTACGCCGTGCATGCCACCACCTTCGACCTGTTCCTGATGGTCGGCATCGGCATCATGGGCTACATCCTGCGCAAGCTGGACTTCCCGCTGTCGCCGATCCTGCTGGGGTTCATCCTCGGCGGGCTGATGGAGCAGAACCTGCGCCGCGCGCTGTCGATCTCCAACGGCGAGCTGGGCATCCTCTGGTCGAGCCCGATCAGCATGGGCGTGTGGGTGCTGGTGGTCTGCATGCTCAGCCTGCCGCTGCTGCGCGGCTGGCGCAAACGTGCCCTGCAACGCCGGGCCATGGCCGATGCCTGA
- a CDS encoding AbrB family transcriptional regulator yields the protein MPDRSLPLFWATGLVGLAGGYAASKVGWPLPWMVGSLLAIILVRCLTPWQLSEIPNGRKCGQWIIGIGIGLHFTPAVIEQVADHFALIFFGALFTTLSSVISVWLLRRTGEDRATAFFASMPGGSGEMVNLGARNGAVLSQVAAAQSLRVLAVVLCVPALSKFLLGDGVPLNHAGSVSWGWLALIAPLGVVVALIWQRLRQPNPWLFGPLLVAATVSLAGNLQIGLPNGASQIGQWLIGSGLACHFNRAFFRRAPSFLGRTLLATGLCMLIAAGAAWALSLLTHLDLRSLTLGMMPGGIAEMSLTAETLQLSVPLVTALQVMRLLFVLFLAEPLFRRWNAGSD from the coding sequence ATGCCTGACCGGTCGTTGCCGCTGTTCTGGGCCACAGGGCTGGTCGGCCTTGCGGGCGGTTATGCCGCCAGCAAGGTCGGCTGGCCCTTGCCGTGGATGGTCGGTTCGCTGCTGGCGATCATCCTGGTGCGCTGCCTGACGCCCTGGCAACTGAGCGAGATCCCCAACGGCCGCAAGTGCGGCCAGTGGATCATCGGTATCGGTATCGGCCTGCACTTCACCCCGGCGGTGATCGAGCAGGTCGCCGATCACTTTGCGCTGATCTTCTTCGGCGCGCTGTTCACCACGCTGTCCAGCGTGATCAGCGTGTGGCTGTTGCGGCGCACCGGCGAGGACCGTGCCACGGCGTTCTTCGCCAGCATGCCGGGTGGTTCGGGAGAGATGGTCAACCTGGGCGCGCGCAACGGCGCGGTGCTCAGCCAGGTGGCGGCTGCGCAAAGCCTGCGGGTGCTGGCGGTGGTGCTGTGCGTGCCGGCGCTGTCCAAGTTCCTGCTGGGCGATGGCGTGCCGCTGAATCATGCGGGCAGTGTCAGTTGGGGTTGGCTGGCATTGATCGCGCCGCTGGGCGTGGTCGTGGCGCTGATCTGGCAACGCCTGCGCCAACCCAATCCGTGGCTGTTCGGGCCGTTGCTGGTGGCGGCCACGGTAAGCCTTGCGGGCAATCTGCAGATCGGCTTGCCCAACGGCGCCAGCCAGATCGGCCAGTGGCTGATCGGCAGCGGCCTGGCCTGCCACTTCAACCGGGCGTTCTTCCGCCGCGCGCCGTCGTTCCTCGGGCGCACCTTGCTGGCCACGGGGCTGTGCATGCTGATCGCCGCAGGCGCGGCATGGGCGTTGAGCCTGCTCACGCACCTGGACCTGCGCTCGCTGACCTTGGGGATGATGCCGGGTGGCATCGCGGAGATGAGCCTGACGGCGGAGACGTTGCAACTGTCGGTGCCGTTGGTGACGGCGTTGCAGGTGATGCGGTTGTTGTTCGTGTTGTTTCTGGCGGAGCCGTTGTTTCGGCGTTGGAATGCGGGCAGCGACTGA
- a CDS encoding TlpA family protein disulfide reductase: protein MAMVPLTDLEALISLVIQSHQPKPCMVLIHSDQCPPCMALHPKLSGLASDMEGYAFYAFNVDSCDPPWKDYVLTLLFKEWDVKYLPTQILLATGRARKVIFTTNLDTIKSELAALDGTRAQTPLQKS from the coding sequence ATGGCCATGGTTCCGTTGACCGACCTGGAAGCCCTCATCTCACTGGTCATACAGAGTCATCAGCCCAAGCCGTGCATGGTGCTGATCCACTCCGACCAATGCCCACCCTGCATGGCGCTTCATCCAAAGCTATCGGGATTAGCCAGTGACATGGAGGGATACGCGTTCTACGCATTCAACGTGGATTCTTGCGACCCACCTTGGAAGGACTATGTGCTGACCTTACTGTTCAAGGAGTGGGACGTGAAGTACCTGCCTACACAGATACTTCTCGCCACTGGCAGAGCGCGCAAGGTCATCTTCACCACGAATTTGGACACCATTAAGAGCGAGCTTGCAGCTCTCGATGGTACGCGCGCGCAGACCCCGCTTCAGAAGTCGTAA
- a CDS encoding autotransporter outer membrane beta-barrel domain-containing protein, giving the protein MVLNNQTLTITPADAPTNYVLINQSVLTVDGAQTTSIGVTNSQLNVLSGTSQVTNGTAVGLTDSRASIANATITSANGVGLALTHAAGAGSTAVVRNSQIQGGTAAVQVNAGGSLDISGSQMTATAAGGNGLRLQGGTAQVSGSSIVGQGAGVLMLTEVARPTVATLRLDGSDVTSTAGPGVDVRTRSDAVIDLSNGASIKAGNGTAIQVAGFSNLALTASDSTISGNVNVLAGGKANLALQRATLTGDVIVGEGSDVAVALADRSQLTGNLNVLAGGKANLALQGATLTGDVVAAEGSDVVVALADHSQLTGNLQQVRALTLDSGAQLTGTTIGLGQASIGPDSIWTLTGNSDVGKLSMGGGTVVFGDTPSFHTLTVTDLSGNGNFHMGGDFVTGQADQLVVTGTSSGNHGLLVASTGQEASVESLSLVRTADGGAQFHLLNDRERVDVGAYSYELSQDGNDWVLNRETRTVAPITMAAMALFNTPITVAYGELSSLRSRMGELRYSEGRNAGVWMRAYGNQYNVSGASLGAGYQQNQRGLSLGADMQLSDSDWLVGVLAGSSRSDLNLDYGTSGTVDSYYVGGYATWLDRETGFYVDTVLKYNRYQNNAKVGMSDHTRSKGDYDTHGVSASVEAGKHIKLNDGYFIEPFVQVATAAVAGKDYTFDNGLRAEGDMAKSLLGKVGTTVGKTIPLDGGAMVQPYVKGAFAHEFAQRNQVQVNNNVFNNDLSGSRAELGAGVSLALSKQFRVHADVEYSNGKNIEQPYGVNVGVRYDF; this is encoded by the coding sequence GTGGTCCTGAATAACCAGACCTTGACGATCACCCCAGCCGACGCACCGACCAACTATGTCCTGATCAACCAGTCCGTACTCACCGTTGACGGTGCGCAAACGACCAGCATCGGGGTCACCAACTCGCAGCTCAATGTCCTCAGCGGCACTTCACAAGTGACCAATGGCACGGCGGTAGGGCTGACCGACAGCCGGGCAAGCATTGCCAACGCCACTATTACCAGTGCCAATGGTGTCGGCCTGGCACTGACGCACGCTGCGGGCGCAGGCTCCACGGCGGTAGTGCGCAACAGCCAGATCCAAGGGGGGACGGCTGCGGTGCAGGTCAACGCGGGTGGTTCTCTCGATATCTCCGGTTCACAGATGACCGCGACTGCGGCCGGTGGCAATGGCCTGCGGCTTCAGGGGGGCACGGCTCAGGTCAGCGGCAGCAGTATCGTCGGGCAAGGCGCCGGTGTGCTCATGCTGACTGAAGTGGCCCGACCGACCGTGGCAACCTTGCGCCTGGACGGTAGTGATGTAACAAGCACCGCAGGCCCTGGCGTCGATGTGCGAACCCGCAGCGATGCGGTCATCGACCTGAGCAACGGTGCTTCTATCAAGGCTGGCAATGGGACGGCGATCCAGGTGGCCGGCTTCTCCAACCTTGCCCTTACCGCCAGTGATTCGACAATCAGCGGTAACGTCAACGTGCTGGCAGGTGGCAAGGCGAACCTGGCACTGCAGCGTGCCACGCTGACCGGCGACGTTATTGTCGGAGAGGGTAGCGATGTTGCGGTGGCATTGGCTGATCGTTCGCAGCTGACCGGTAATCTCAACGTGCTGGCAGGAGGCAAGGCGAACCTGGCACTGCAAGGCGCCACGCTGACCGGCGATGTTGTCGCCGCAGAGGGTAGCGATGTTGTGGTGGCACTGGCTGACCACTCGCAGCTGACCGGCAATTTACAACAAGTGCGGGCCCTGACCCTGGACAGCGGCGCCCAACTGACCGGCACCACCATTGGGCTGGGCCAGGCCAGCATTGGCCCGGACTCCATCTGGACCCTTACGGGTAACAGTGATGTCGGCAAATTGTCCATGGGCGGTGGTACCGTCGTCTTCGGTGACACGCCAAGCTTCCATACCCTTACCGTTACCGACCTCTCCGGCAATGGCAACTTCCATATGGGCGGTGACTTCGTCACTGGCCAAGCGGACCAATTGGTTGTCACCGGCACTTCCAGTGGAAACCATGGGCTGTTGGTAGCCAGCACTGGCCAGGAGGCAAGTGTTGAGTCGCTCTCACTGGTACGCACCGCCGACGGCGGCGCACAGTTCCACCTGCTCAACGACCGTGAGCGGGTCGATGTGGGCGCGTACTCCTACGAACTGTCTCAGGACGGCAATGACTGGGTACTGAACCGTGAGACCCGCACCGTCGCGCCGATCACCATGGCCGCCATGGCGCTGTTCAACACGCCGATCACCGTGGCCTACGGCGAACTCAGCTCGCTGCGCAGCCGCATGGGCGAGTTGCGTTACAGCGAAGGGCGCAATGCCGGTGTTTGGATGCGTGCCTACGGCAACCAGTACAACGTCAGCGGTGCCTCCCTGGGCGCGGGTTACCAGCAGAACCAGCGCGGCCTGAGCCTGGGCGCGGACATGCAGCTGTCCGACAGCGATTGGCTGGTGGGTGTGCTGGCCGGTAGCAGCCGTTCGGACCTGAACCTCGACTACGGTACTTCCGGCACCGTCGACAGCTACTACGTGGGCGGCTACGCCACCTGGCTGGACCGTGAGACCGGCTTCTACGTCGACACCGTGCTCAAGTACAACCGCTACCAGAACAATGCCAAGGTCGGCATGAGCGACCACACCCGCAGCAAGGGCGACTATGACACCCACGGTGTGAGCGCGTCGGTGGAGGCGGGCAAGCACATCAAACTCAACGATGGCTACTTCATCGAACCCTTCGTGCAGGTGGCCACCGCCGCCGTCGCTGGCAAGGACTACACCTTCGACAATGGCTTGCGCGCCGAAGGCGACATGGCCAAGTCGTTGCTGGGCAAGGTGGGCACCACCGTCGGCAAGACCATCCCGCTCGATGGCGGGGCCATGGTGCAGCCTTACGTGAAAGGCGCCTTCGCCCACGAGTTCGCCCAGCGCAACCAGGTACAGGTCAACAACAACGTGTTCAACAATGACCTGTCCGGTTCGCGTGCCGAGCTGGGTGCCGGGGTATCGTTGGCGCTGTCCAAGCAGTTCCGTGTGCATGCCGATGTGGAATACAGCAATGGCAAGAACATCGAACAGCCTTATGGTGTGAATGTGGGCGTGCGTTACGACTTCTGA